The following coding sequences are from one Scomber japonicus isolate fScoJap1 chromosome 3, fScoJap1.pri, whole genome shotgun sequence window:
- the LOC128355292 gene encoding heat shock protein beta-7-like: MEKGPSIYAEAPGSLTEQSPRDLRITGHSDPTGKIQVIGDMFQFTVDVSEFSPEDVIITSSNNLIEVHAEKLGEDGNVTNTFSHQCKLPADVDPISIKMTVEGCGVLTVRAHRI, from the exons ATGGAGAAAGGTCCAAGTATTTACGCTGAGGCTCCAGGATCACTAACTGAGCAGAGCCCTAGAGACCTAAGGATTACAG GACATTCGGATCCTACGGGTAAGATCCAGGTAATTGGAGACATGTTCCAGTTCACAGTTGATGTGAGTGAATTTTCTCCAGAGGATGTTATCATCACATCTTCCAACAACCTGATAGAGGTCCATGCTGAGAAG CTGGGAGAAGATGGCAATGTCACAAACACTTTCTCCCATCAATGCAAACTTCCAGCAGATGTGGATCCCATATCTATCAAAATGACCGTGGAAGGATGTGGGGTCCTGACTGTCAGAGCTCACAGG